A genomic window from Nicotiana sylvestris chromosome 11, ASM39365v2, whole genome shotgun sequence includes:
- the LOC104234447 gene encoding abscisic-aldehyde oxidase-like, whose translation MEQRKGNLVFAVNGERFELPNINPSTTLLHFLRSETCFKSPKLGCGEGGCGACVVLVSKYDPKLKKVEDYSVSSCLTLVCSLNGCSITTSEGLGNTRDGFHSIHERFAGFHASQCGFCTPGMCMSFFSALINADKGNKADPLPGFSKLTSSEAEKSIAGNLCRCTGYRPIADACKSFAADIDIEDLGFNSFWKKGDSKEMKISKLPPYDPTKNFSTYPEFLKNECTTNLDSTRYPWYSPTSIEELQSLLNSSVAENGASFKLVVGNTGTGYYKETQRYDHYVDLRYIPELSIIKRDQTGIEVGATVTISKLISFLKEENKGNLGPYGKLVSEKLVNHMEKIASPFVRNSASVGGNLVMAQKNGFPSDIATLFLGVGATVSLMTGHALEKLTWEELLSRPQIDSRTVLLSVWIPFKEESSLKTFSKFLFETYRAAPRPHGNAIAYVNAAFGVDVSLCHNGILINDIQLAFGAYGTKHSTRGKKVEEYLTGKILNAHILSEALKLVKLAVVPEDGALHPEYRSSLAVSYVFQFLYPLVDVHSAIFNGINDISLEEVSKSSNDGGISQGRKQSLLSSAKQVVESSSEHYPVGEPMKKVGASMQAAGEAVYVDDIPSPPNCLHGAFIYSTKPLAGVKGIQLEYNSLTDGFTDIITFKDIPSGGSNVGSITMFGPEPLFADDLARCAGERIAVAVADTQRSADVAATTALVEYDTVNVNSPILTVEEAVEKSSFFQIPPFLYPKQVGDFSKGMAEADHKILSAEVRLGSEYYFYMETQTALAIPDEDNCMVVYTSSQCPEYAQNVIASCLGVPEHNIRVITRRVGGGFGGKAVRAMPVSTACALAAYKLRRPVRIYVNRNSDMIMTGGRHPMKVTYSVGFKSSGKITALHLDILINAGISEDISPLLPSNVIKAIKKYDWGALSFDVKVCKTNLTSKSAMRAPGEVQGSYIAEAIIEHVASLLSKEVDSVRNKNVHTFESINLFYDNIVTEVGEYTLPGIMDKLAVSSSFFQRSKMVEQFNQKNTWKKKGISRLPIIFEAMQRPTPGKVSILSDGSIVVEVGGIEIGQGLWTKVRQMTAYALGLIESSWSEELVEKVRVIQADSLSLVQGGCTAGSTTSESSCEAVRRCCSVLVERLTPLKKQLQEQNGSLDWPTLIRQAQMQAVNLSASSYYVPESSSMSYLNFGAAVSEVEIDILTGETTILQSDIIYDCGQSLNPAVDMGQIEGAYVQGIGFFMHEEYLTNEDGLMVSNSTWTYKIPTIDTIPRNFNVHLVNSGHHEKRVLSSKASGEPPLLLAASVHCATRAAVKAAREQLKLWGKLDESASEFYLDVPAILPVVKTQCGLDYVEKYLQSLLTQKSN comes from the exons ATGGAACAGAGAAAAGGGAATTTAGTATTTGCAGTAAATGGAGAGAGGTTTGAGTTGCCAAATATTAATCCTTCTACTACTTTGCTTCACTTCTTGCGTTCTGAGACTTGTTTCAAGAGTCCTAAACTTGGTTGTGGTGAAG GTGGTTGTGGGGCTTGTGTCGTTCTGGTCTCAAAGTATGATCCCAAGCTTAAAAAGGTCGAAGATTATAGCGTGAGTTCATGCCTTACACTTGTTTGCAGTTTAAATGGTTGCTCAATTACTACAAGTGAAGGCCTTGGGAACACCAGAGATGGTTTCCACTCTATTCATGAAAGATTTGCCGGTTTCCATGCTTCTCAATGTGGCTTTTGCACTCCTGGAATGTGCATGTCATTTTTCTCAGCTCTTATCAATGCCGATAAAGGAAACAAAGCAGATCCTCTGCCTGGATTCTCTAAGCTTACTTCATCTGAAGCCGAAAAGTCCATAGCAGGGAACCTTTGTCGGTGCACTGGATACCGGCCCATTGCTGATGCTTGCAAGTCTTTTGCTGCTGATATTGATATAGAGGATTTGGGGTTCAATTCTTTTTGGAAAAAGGGAGATTCCAAGGAAATGAAAATAAGTAAATTACCTCCTTATGATCCAACCAAGAATTTTAGTACATATCCGGAGTTCTTGAAAAATGAATGCACCACAAATTTGGACTCCACAAGGTACCCTTGGTACAGTCCTACTTCCATCGAGGAGCTACAGAGCTTGTTGAACTCCAGTGTGGCGGAAAATGGTGCGAGCTTTAAACTGGTGGTTGGTAATACAGGCACAGGTTATTATAAGGAAACACAGCGATATGATCATTACGTTGATCTCAGGTATATTCCTGAACTCTCAATCATCAAAAGAGATCAGACAGGCATTGAAGTGGGAGCAACTGTGACCATCTCTAAACTTATATCATTCTTGAaagaggaaaacaaaggcaaTTTGGGTCCATATGGGAAGCTGGTGTCCGAAAAGCTGGTTAACCACATGGAGAAGATTGCTTCACCATTTGTTAGGAACTCTGCTAGTGTGGGAGGAAATTTGGTTATGGCACAGAAGAATGGTTTTCCTTCAGATATCGCTACATTATTTCTTGGCGTGGGTGCTACCGTTAGCTTGATGACCGGTCATGCACTTGAAAAACTCACATGGGAGGAATTATTATCGAGACCTCAAATAGACTCAAGGACCGTGCTTCTAAGTGTTTGGATCCCATTTAAAGAAGAGAGTTCTCTCAAAACCTTTTCTAAGTTTTTGTTTGAAACCTATCGAGCTGCTCCACGACCTCATGGGAATGCAATAGCATATGTAAATGCTGCTTTTGGGGTTGATGTTTCTCTCTGCCATAACGGCATCCTGATAAACGATATCCAGCTGGCGTTTGGTGCTTATGGTACAAAACACTCAACAAGGGGTAAAAAGGTAGAGGAATATCTAACAGGGAAAATATTAAATGCACATATTTTAAGTGAAGCACTTAAATTAGTCAAACTAGCTGTGGTACCGGAAGATGGGGCTTTACACCCAGAATACAGATCAAGCTTGGCCGTCAGTTATGTTTTTCAGTTTCTTTATCCCTTAGTTGATGTTCATTCTGCTATTTTCAATGGAATCAATGACATCTCACTCGAGGAAGTTTCAAAAAGTAGTAATGATGGTGGCATTAGTCAGGGGAGAAAACAATCGCTACTGTCTTCTGCTAAGCAGGTTGTGGAATCAAGTAGCGAGCACTATCCAGTGGGTGAACCAATGAAGAAGGTTGGAGCTTCCATGCAAGCTGCTG GTGAAGCTGTTTATGTAGATGACATTCCATCACCACCAAACTGCCTGCATGGAGCGTTTATCTACAGCACAAAACCATTAGCAGGTGTAAAAGGAATCCAGCTTGAGTATAATTCATTAACAGATGGATTCACCGACATTATTACTTTCAAGGATATCCCAAGTGGAGGGTCAAATGTAGGATCTATTACAATGTTTGGCCCTGAGCCTTTATTCGCAGATGATCTCGCCCGATGTGCTGGCGAGAGAATTGCAGTTGCG GTTGCTGACACTCAGAGGTCTGCTGACGTGGCTGCCACAACAGCCCTTGTTGAATATGACACTGTAAATGTAAATTCACCCATTTTAACTGTCGAGGAAGCTGTTGAGAAATCTAGCTTTTTCCAAATCCCGCCATTTCTATATCCAAAACAGGTTGGTGATTTCTCAAAAGGAATGGCTGAAGCTGATCACAAGATTCTCTCTGCTGAG GTAAGACTTGGTTCCGAGTACTATTTTTATATGGAGACACAGACTGCCCTTGCGATTCCAGATGAAGACAACTGTATGGTTGTTTATACTTCAAGCCAGTGCCCTGAGTATGCGCAAAATGTGATTGCCAGTTGTCTTGGTGTTCCTGAACACAATATCCGTGTAATTACAAGAAGGGTTGGAGGTGGCTTTGGGGGCAAGGCAGTCAGAGCAATGCCT GTTTCGACAGCCTGTGCACTTGCAGCATACAAGTTAAGGCGGCCTGTGAGGATATATGTCAACCGGAACAGCGACATGATAATGACAGGAGGAAGACACCCAATGAAAGTAACATACAGTGTAGGATTCAAGTCAAGCGGAAAGATCACAGCATTACATCTTGATATATTGATAAATGCTGGGATTTCGGAAGATATAAGCCCCCTCCTACCATCAAATGTGATTAAAGCAATAAAGAAATATGATTGGGGTGCCTTATCTTTTGATGTAAAAGTATGCAAGACGAATCTTACCAGCAAATCAGCTATGCGGGCCCCTGGGGAGGTGCAAGGATCTTATATTGCCGAAGCTATAATAGAGCATGTAGCGAGTTTACTGTCAAAGGAGGTGGATTCTGTCAGAAATAAAAATGTTCATACATTTGAAAGCATTAACTTATTCTATGATAACATCGTAACTGAAGTAGGAGAATATACGTTGCCTGGTATCATGGATAAGTTGGCTGTGTCCTCGAGCTTTTTCCAACGTAGCAAGATGGTGGAACAGTTTAACCAGAAAAACACATGGAAGAAAAAGGGTATTTCTCGACTGCCAATAATATTTGAAGCTATGCAACGACCAACCCCAGGAAAAGTCAGTATCCTGTCGGATGGATCAATTGTTGTAGAGGTTGGAGGGATTGAAATTGGCCAAGGGCTATGGACAAAGGTTAGACAGATGACTGCATATGCTCTTGGTTTAATTGAAAGTAGTTGGAGCGAAGAACTTGTAGAGAAAGTACGAGTCATACAAGCAGACAGCTTAAGCTTAGTGCAAGGCGGGTGTACGGCTGGAAGCACTACATCGGAATCAAGCTGTGAAGCAGTTAGGCGTTGCTGTAGTGTCTTGGTTGAAAGACTGACTCCTCTGAAGAAACAGTTGCAGGAACAAAATGGCTCTCTTGATTGGCCAACGCTCATTCGCCAG GCACAAATGCAAGCAGTAAACTTATCAGCAAGTTCTTATTATGTACCAGAATCCAGTTCCATGAGTTATTTGAACTTTGGTGCTGCTGTCAGTGAG GTGGAGATAGATATTCTGACGGGAGAAACTACCATTTTGCAGTCGGATATTATTTACGATTGTGGGCAGAGCTTGAATCCAGCTGTCGATATGGGACAG ATTGAAGGGGCTTATGTACAAGGTATTGGATTTTTTATGCATGAAGAATATCTTACAAACGAAGATGGGTTGATGGTCTCAAATAGCACTTGGACATACAAGATCCCAACTATTGACACCATACCCCGGAATTTCAACGTTCATTTGGTAAACAGCGGACATCATGAAAAACGGGTTCTCTCTTCCAAAG CATCTGGTGAACCGCCACTGCTATTGGCAGCTTCAGTCCATTGTGCAACAAGAGCAGCCGTTAAAGCAGCAAGAGAACAACTCAAACTTTGGGGCAAGCTCGACGAGTCTGCTTCAGAATTCTATCTGGATGTTCCTGCCATATTACCTGTTGTGAAGACGCAGTGTGGTCTGGATTATGTGGAGAAATACTTGCAAAGTTTGCTCACTCAGAAATCAAACTAA
- the LOC104234446 gene encoding two-component response regulator ARR22-like, whose protein sequence is MSSSASASSSKSKKRVGPDNDFKVGKQLQVLIVDDDDVSQTTYILFLQKCGVETLGVRNGNVAVTIHDITEMRFDLILMNSVLPLMDGIQATKKLREMGITTMIVGMTNVNDKEEVRKEFMEAGVDDCYEKPLTPEILRSLLEKLSNKA, encoded by the exons ATGTCTTCGAGCGCgagtgcttcttcttcaaagaGTAAGAAAAGAGTTGGACCTGATAATGACTTCAAAGTTGGGAAACAACTCCAAGTACTCATAGTTGATGATGATGACGTGTCTCAAACAACCTACATTTTGTTTCTTCAGAAGTGTGGAGTGGAAACTTTGGGAGTGAGAAATGGAAACGTAGCTGTTACTATTCATGATATTACAGAAATGCGTTTCGATTTAATCCTAATGAATTCTGTACTGCCGCTTATGGATGGTATCCAG GCAACAAAAAAGCTTCGAGAAATGGGAATTACAACTATGATTGTTGGAATGACTAATGTGAATGACAAGGAAGAAGTTCGCAAAGAATTTATGGAAGCTGGTGTTGATGATTGCTATGAGAAGCCATTAACCCCTGAAATACTTCGCAGCCTTCTTGAGAAACTTTCCAACAAAGCTTAA